The sequence GCAACCGCTCCCTCGCCCCCGTGACCCCGGTGACGGAAACGGCGTAGACGAAGCCGGTGGCGTACCGGGCTACGGTGGTGATGCGGGCCTCGGTGGAGGTGGGGGCGAGGAGGAAGACCGTCTCCAGCCCAATCTCCTGGGCCAGGCGCACGAGGCCCGGGTCTTCGTCGGGGGGCAGGTCGGGGAGGATCACCCCCGTGGCCCCCGCCTGCTTAAATAGGCTGAAGAACCGCTCCGGCCCCCAGGCCAGGACCGGGTTCAGGTAGGTCATGAGGAAAAGGGGCTTAGGGGTGAGGGAGCGCACCTCCCGGAAAAGCTCCAAGACCCCCTGGACGCTCATCCCCTTCCTCAGGGCCATCTCGCTTGCCCGCTGGATCACGGGGCCATCCCCTAGGGGGTCGGAGTAAGGGAGGCCGATCTCCAGGAGGTCGGCGTAGGGCAAGACCGCCCGCACCGCCTCCAAAAACCCCTCCCGGCTCGGGAAGCCCGCCGTGAGGTAGGGGATGAGGGCGGCCCGGCCCTCGGCCCGGGCCTGGGCAAAGGCCTCCTTGGTGGTCACAGCTCCCCTCCCAAAAGGCGCATGGCCTCGGTCACGTCCTTGTCCCCGCGCCCCGAGAGGCCAATGACCACGATCTCGTCCTTCCCCATCTCCGGCACCACCTTGGCGGCGTGGGCGATGGCGTGGGCCGACTCCAGGGCGGGGAGGATGCCCTCGAGGCGGGCGAGGAGCTTAAACCCCTCCAGCGCCTCCTCGTCGGTGACGGCAGCGTACTCGGCGATCCCCGCGTCCGCGTAGTAGCTGTGCTCCGGCCCCACCCCCGGATAGTCCAGGCCCGCCGAGACGGAGTGGGCCGGGGTGATCTGGCCGTCGTGGTCGTAGAGAAGGTACATGTAGCTCCCGTGCAAGACCCCTCGCCGGCCTGCACCAATGCTGGCCGCGTGCCTTCCCGTGGAAAGCCCCTCCCCGGCGGCCTCCACCCCAATGAGCCGGGGGCGCTCCTCCTCGGGCAGGTAGGCGAAGGGGGCAAAGAGGCCAATGGCGTTAGACCCCCCGCCCACGCAGGCGATCAGGGCGTCGGGGTAGCGGCCGAACCGCTTTAGGCTCTCCCGCTTCACCTCCTCGCCGATCACGCTCTGGAAGTCCCGCACCATCATGGGGTACGGGTGGGGGCCCACCACCGAACCCAGGATGTAGAAGGTGGTGCGCACGTGGGTGATCCAGTCGCGGATGGCCTCGTTGGTGGCGTCCTTAAGGGTGCGGCTCCCGGAGGCCACGGGCCGGACCTCGGCCCCTAGGAGCTTCATGCGGAAGACGTTCAGGGCCTGCCGCCTCACGTCCTCCTCCCCCATGTAGACCACGCACTCCAGGCCGAAGAGGGCCGCCACCGTGGCCACGCTCACCCCGTGCTGCCCCGCCCCCGTCTCGGCGATGACGCGCCTTTTGCCCATGCGCCGGGCCAGAAGGGCCTGGCCCAGGGTGTTGTTGATCTTGTGGGCCCCGGTATGGAGGAGATCCTCCCGCTTAAGGTACACCTGGGCCCCGCCCCAGTGCTCGGAGAGCCTTCGGGCGTGGTAAAGGGGGGTGGGGCGGCCAGCGAAGTGGCTTAGGTAGTAGTGGAGTTCGGCCAAAAACTCGGGGTCCCGCTTGGCCTCCAGGTAGGCGGCCTCGAGCTCCTCCAGGGCCGGGATCAGGGTCTCCGGCACGTACCGCCCCCCGTAGGGCCCAAAGCGGCCTCGCTGATCCGGTAGGGGAAAATCCGGCAACGTAAGCATGCTCCTCTCCAAAAAGAGGCGCCAGGCGCCCCAAAAGCCTTCCTATCCTAAAGCCCCAAGCCCCGAAGGGCCAAGCCTAGGCTCGGTAGCGGCCGTGGCGCCTCTTGAAGGCAAAAGGGGTCCTGGCCCGCATGCCCTAAGGGTAGCGGGGAAAGGGCCAAGAGGCAAGTAGACTTAGGGTCATGGAGCTCATTCCCGTTCTGGACAAGGGTTTCGTGCGCCTGGTGGACCAGATGGGGGACGACCGGGCCATCGTCCAGGCGGCCCGGGTCTCCTACGGGGAGGGCACGAAGACGGTGCGGGAGGACCGGGCCCTCATTGACTACCTCATGCGTCACCGCCACACGAGCCCCTTTGAGATGGTGGAGTTCAAGTTCCACGTCAAGGCCCCCCTCTTCGTGGCGAGGCAGTGGTTCCGCCAC is a genomic window of Thermus islandicus DSM 21543 containing:
- the trpA gene encoding tryptophan synthase subunit alpha; translation: MTTKEAFAQARAEGRAALIPYLTAGFPSREGFLEAVRAVLPYADLLEIGLPYSDPLGDGPVIQRASEMALRKGMSVQGVLELFREVRSLTPKPLFLMTYLNPVLAWGPERFFSLFKQAGATGVILPDLPPDEDPGLVRLAQEIGLETVFLLAPTSTEARITTVARYATGFVYAVSVTGVTGARERLPEEVKDLVRRIRAQTPLPVAVGFGVSGRATAEQAAVADGVVVGSALVRALEAGEPLLPLLEEIRQGLYLKEAAS
- the trpB gene encoding tryptophan synthase subunit beta, which produces MLTLPDFPLPDQRGRFGPYGGRYVPETLIPALEELEAAYLEAKRDPEFLAELHYYLSHFAGRPTPLYHARRLSEHWGGAQVYLKREDLLHTGAHKINNTLGQALLARRMGKRRVIAETGAGQHGVSVATVAALFGLECVVYMGEEDVRRQALNVFRMKLLGAEVRPVASGSRTLKDATNEAIRDWITHVRTTFYILGSVVGPHPYPMMVRDFQSVIGEEVKRESLKRFGRYPDALIACVGGGSNAIGLFAPFAYLPEEERPRLIGVEAAGEGLSTGRHAASIGAGRRGVLHGSYMYLLYDHDGQITPAHSVSAGLDYPGVGPEHSYYADAGIAEYAAVTDEEALEGFKLLARLEGILPALESAHAIAHAAKVVPEMGKDEIVVIGLSGRGDKDVTEAMRLLGGEL